ctcttttttttttcttttctctaacGCTAAAGTTTCTGACAACATTCCCCGTTATAATTATAACTGCGTGAGATATCCGGTGTGAatggcaacagaaaaaaaaatgtggtagtTGATTGAAAGCAGTAAAGCGAAAATCGCCTAACTCGGTGCAGTAGCCATTTGAATTTTGGTCGCCATTTAAATTGTTTACGAGCTTTTTGCGCTTATATAcccgataaaaataaaataaaaacacagATTATGGAGAACAATAAAAGCGTGCGCGCAATGTGACAAACGTGTACGCCACTCGTTCGCTCCTACTCCATTATCATGCATTGCATGCGtgcttttttaatatttttttttacgatgATGTTCATGTCCCTTTAAAACTTAGGTATAACAAAACGAGACGCACTGAAGAGCCTTTTATGGGCCTTGTTGCCGTAGAATTCACCGCCAGAACTCTTGTCAGCACCCCCGCCGCGGTGGTTTGGTGGTTACGGTGTcagactgctggcccgaaggtcgcgggatcgaatcccggccacggcggcagcatttcgatggaggcaaaatgctagaggcccgtgtgcttagattttggtgcacgttaaagaaccccaggtggtcggtatttccggagccctccactacggtatctttcataaccatatcgtggttttggtgcttacaaccccaacaattattacataACTTTTGTCAAAAGCATCTGCGCATTGTACGCCGCCCGGAATTGACACGAAACGCTTATCTTTTACCTAGCTCTCCTGGCCTTTGCGCCACTCTTCACATACGTAAAAATGCAGCGCAATAAATAACAGCAATGCATAGAATTAGTGACATGACTGAGTTGCACGCGAGGCGATTTCGTAGTGAATCGTGCACAACTCACGTATTCTGGCCCATCTGTTCCATAGCCAGGCACGGAATTGGTAGGCAGCAGTAAGGCGGTGTCACTGGCCGCTGTCTTCTTCTCATCCGTCGTGACCTTTGCCAACTCCACAGGCTCTGTAGCGGGTGCGTGAAAAGTGCATACCGAACGAAATGCTTTTTAAACTTGCAACCCACATCACTAGGACTAAACACTTTATTATGCATGTggaatgagtaaaaaaaaaaagttataatgAAGCAGCGCCACTGCGGAGCTTTAGAAATAAGAGGGCgaaagtgagagtgagtgagtgagtgagtgagtgagtgagtgagtgagtgagtgagtgaggtgagtgagtgagtgagtgacagatagatagatagatagatagatagatagatagatagaagatagatagatagatagatagatagatagatagatagatagatagatagatagatagatagatagatagatagatagatagatagatagatagatagatagatagatagatagatagatagatagatagatagatagatagatagatagatagatagatagatagatagatagatagatagatagatagatagatagatagatagatagatagatagatagatagatagatagataggtcttCATACCGTCGTAAATCTCCTCGTAGTCTTGGAGGATGTCGATGTCGAAGAAGGCCGCAATAATGTCTGGGTATCGGAGGTCCATGAACAGCACCACTAGACCGGCGACCAGGCACACCAGACCTGCCGAACGAATTCACCGAGAGACTAAAGAACCACAGTTCTCAAGACACTTCTCGCGTACTGGTGCCAACTAAACTTCAAAGCACCGCACGCCCCATAGCGGAGAGAGACGCAAGCGTTGAGCGCCACGCAAGTAACACGAGTGGTGCACGCACCGTTGACGAGGTTCATCCAGAAGCACCAGCCGTAATGCATGCGGATGAGGACGAGGTGGTCGTGGTCGTAGAAGGGAATCTCGAGCGGAATGAAGTTCCTCACGCTGGCGTACACCACGGTGCCGGCGATGAGGCACGCGCCGGTCAGCATGAGTACGCAGGCGCCGTACCAGAGCACGCTGAAGAACACCAGGTTGCTGATCACCCAGAGCGGGAACGCGGTCCTGCGTGTACGAGGTGCCAGCTCAGTGCTCTCGGGGCTATGCGTGCTGCGCAACGGTGCAGACATGTCCAAACCAAAGACGTCAGCACTGTTGCCTGTGGCGCATGGCCTCGGAAATCAAGCCACGAATGGACATTCTAGCGCTCCCTCATGAAGTGCGCATGATTCGCTGATTAAAATAAAATGCGTACAGACGCTCTTGTGCTCTGCACTAGCCGTCACTTCGACCAAGCGATGAGCGCGTCATTCAGAAAGCGCTGCTGTACTGGTCAAGACTTCGGTGCATTTATAAAAAGAAGCGTCAGTTAGGAGTAAATAAATTCAGTCTTAGACTACAACGTTCCACTGCGCGGCCGTTCGGTCTGAAGTTCCATCAACCGACTAGTAGAGATGAAGTAATGGAAATCTGTTGAAACGTCCCCTTTCCCAGCTCTTCATGTGCAACACTTTTTATGTATAGCATACTGTTTTTACAGATATACCTTTTATGTCCCTTTAATAAAAACCTTGCCTTTTAAAAATCTTTTTTTGCATTGCTGCTTTAATTTCCGTATATTCTTTTCTTGATCTTCCTTATTGTCCACCCATTGTTCACTATCCGCACAGCGCTCATCCGCAGTTGTAAGAGGAACTTATTTTTTAAAAGTGAACATTTCAGAGCAACCGGCTCGCGTACAAACCCCTACAGCAACAGCCTTTGCGACATAGCACATAGCTTTTAAAGCTAGAAATGGACGAGGCAATTGGCTGGACACTGCATTCAAGCGACTTCCATACTGGGCTGTCTCTGTCTATGAAGAGTTTGCAATATTTGAGGCTTATTTGATCGCCAAACAATAATCGTAGACTTGTATGCCTTTATTTAACGTTGCGCGCTTGGTACCTCCACGTGACGAACGGCACGTGCGTCATTACAGTGGTGTTTCGACCCGAATGTAGCGAACGCGAAGCTTTCGGGAAACGACACGACAGCCAGAGAGGTGTCGATTGCCGTGGAACAATATATGTCTCAAAGggtgtgcactttgtttatgatGTTCGCCACTCTGTAACTGAACACGAACTCACCAGAGGAGGATGTGAGTGTACCAGCCGGCGATGCGGTAGTTCCTGCCAAAACGAATGCCTTCGCCATCGAACGTGAAGTACTCGGCAATCCAGAGAATTGGCAGAGGGGTACCGCGAACCTGAGCCTCCCGAAAATCCTGGTTGAAGTGGCCGGCTGCGCATCAACGGCGACCGAGCCACACGTAAACACTTAAAGCCTGAAATGTTAGAATAAACAAAGCTGCTATCGAATGAAGAATATAAAAACAGCAAGGAGTCACCCCATGAAGAAAAAAACGTTCAGGTTACCTTCCTTCTGTTCAAAATAGTGATTCGTTTCTCCGTTCAAGCACATCAAGCACGCTAATTTTTTAACAGTCAAGTGACTCTCGAGCTCAGACGTGGGAACAGCCTGTTCAGCTGCACACAAAACGAATACCAAATAGGTGTTTCTTGATGATGTAACCGGCACATCATCTATACGCACCTTGTGGACCAAACCCTTGTCGGCCCTGCTGCCACTCCCACGAGAACCGCTCGTTGTAGTTCACTTGGTCTCCGTCAGTACCGGAGTAGATGGTCTCGTCTACAACGAAAATGAGAGGGGAAAAAAGGCACGGACAGTCGTAACGCAAGTTGAAGCCAGAGGAAAATCTTTCATTCTAGATTTGAATACGTGGATGCCGCTCCGGAACGGGCTAAAGTTGCTCGTATAGGCCAAGAAGGGTTCTCAAGAACTGCGATAACCAAGAGAAGATCATATTATGGCGAGCAATGTAACAAACGAACAAACTTTACGCAAGTTTCTGGGTAATGACACGGCAAATTATCACAGTACCATTTCGTAAACGGTAACCGCAGCTATGGTAACCTCCGCTATGAGCGGCACCTTCagctcatttcttttttcttttttgctttcagACGAGGAGAAGACGAAATGGTCTTCAGGTCTGCGAGGCCATCTGGAAGAGCCACATCACGTAAATCTGTGTTACGATAAAAATTAGAGGCAATTATTTAAGTGATAATTGTGAGATGAAATGTATTCGCACAAGAAAAATTTGGGAGTGCTACCCAGTTCTCTAACTTCTCCCAGAGTTACGGTCCTGGTGCAGAGGGCTGATGTCAAGGCTGCGCAGAGCGGCCCCTTGAGTCGTCTCAATGATATCTCGTCAAACTTGTGAAAAAGAAAATTCTTACGCTCCGTGACAGAAAGACTGTAGAAGAGACCCTTACTCTTCAACGTTATGTTGACGCTTCGAAGACCAATCTTGACTTCGATTTCCGCGTTCAACTCTTCGTGGCTGAAAGCCTTGTACGGCGTGGTCGCGTGGATCCGTGAGTACTCCCATTCCTGGCCGAAGTTGCACACTGCGAGCGACACGAGAGTGAACCGGTATGACCAAATCTATGACCCGTAGCCATTCGAACATGCTGACTTCAAAATACGTGATTACTTACGCAGAATGAAAGTCCCGATGAAAAGACTCACGAGAGCTCGAATCAGCACATTTGTTTTCTAaaggacaaataaaaaaaaacggaaaacacGTCAGCATGTATTCGTAAGTTGTAACGATCACTCAAACCTGACACAGAAAGTCAAGCCCAGAGAGAACGAAGACATCATTTGTGGAACGAAACTTCAATCTTACGTTCCTTCCAAACCAGACAGACATCTGTCGAATGTTCACCTTTAAACTTCATATGGAAGATATAACTGGCAGGggataaagagagaaaaagataaactAGAGGTGTTGTAGGGATGCGTTGGGTTCCATTGTGTGGTAACTTTTAGACCTGCTGGGAGATGAAGCACCAGTGGGGCAATTATTTTTATACGACTTCAGTTCAGCGGTCTAGAGCTTTTGAGAGAATTAAAATAATTTCATATGCATAAGAATAACTTCGCAGACTGCCGCTGAATAGGTATATAAACAGCTTAATGCGCAACCACGTCGTCACGTGTTTCGATGCTTCGTGTGAACTAAACTTTTGTTTATCGTTAATAACGTTAATAACATTAATAACAGGGTGCGTTCCAAGCCGTGCTCACCTGTCCAACTCGGACGCCGGGTATGACGAGGAGGAAGGCGAGCGTGAGTATGCAGAAGGAGAGGATGAGACCGGCCTCGAGCACGTCCGCCGTCACCGAGGTCCTGTTCTCACCGTAGAGCGTCGGGAAGGGCTTGTCTCGCAGGGCCGAGTACAAGGCGCTCGGCACGTACTCGCTGCCCATGCTGTCGCTGCTGTCGAGGAAGGGTAGCGAACGGCACGTTAGGCTGGCATAGCGCCCCGGGGAAACGACTGCTTCGTGTCGTCTGTGAAAAGACTTGGTCACGGGTAACGAAATATGACCCGTGTCAGCGCTGTGTTGCGTTTTCTGTGCttatctctttttttcctttttttttacttccgttacaactttcttttgtcttttAAAAGTTTTCATGCTCACTTACAGTGTGACACTGTTCTTGACGAGTTTGCTTGTGCTTTTCATTGTAGTAACTAAACCCCTCTCACTCAATACCTTGTGGCCAGTAAGGCATTTtccaataaacaaacaaataccGTCCCCGGTATATTCAACTGGAACCGTGGAGTACGAAGAAACTGTCTCGAGTCAGTGCTCTGTACAACTGAAAGCATATTGTATATGGAGACGTAACCAACAGAACAAGTTCTTCCATTCTACGTCACAACGCTCTTAAACAAAACATGAGACTTAGTTTAAAAGAGATGGCGATAGCGTGTCTTCCCAAAATCGGCCACGTCATACTGGATACACCTGCTGTCGAGCTGACGGAAGCGAAGCAAAATGGGGTCAGCGGTAGCCTTGAAAAGCCACGCACTGTGGAGTGCCAAGGTGTTGATGGCCTTCTAACATGCCGCGGTACAGCAAATAGGCAATACTGATAGTTGGGTTAGCTGGTAATACATTTTTGATGAAATTGACAGCGCTCAAACGGATGGGGTGTTGTGTTTCTTCCGCTACATCCCGTTCGTTTGAGCGCTGTAAatttaataaaaaaatacaacTGGGGGCTcccggttaaaaaaaaaaaagcttacaatAAAGCTACCAATAAGATCAAATGCCAGCCAATCGTAACGTTGGACATATTATTAGCGAAGGCCAAGGGTCCAATGATAAACAGCGCTAATAAACGAAAAGCGCTAGCTGTGCAAGGCAGCGGCAGCCCGACAGGAAACGTCCTCCTCTCGACCACATATTCCAAAAGCAGCCCTCATCCTCTCAACCCACTTATTTTTATACTAATGTCGACCCTAAAGTCTTTCTCCTATTCCATCCTTGCATCATATACTCGCAGATGCACATAGCCTTTTCTTTTATGCCGCTGGAAACAAGATATGTGCTTATGGATCGTGTGCGCACGTTGTGGTTAGTTTCGACGGTTCGACGTCATAGGCCCTGGCTTACCAGGGGTCACCATTGTTATCGTATTCAAAATGGGGGaaaaggcaggaaaaaaaaaaacaaaaacacaaatcAAGCCGCAGGTACTTTGACGACAACATCCGCCGGTCCTGCGTTCGAGTGAAGGTCTAATGGAGGCTGATGCGAGGTCATTTTCAGCAGCAGTATCAAGTGGCGTTTCCAGACGAGACGTCGCTCTGACGTCATAGTTAGCTTGTGAAAGGTGTAACTTCGATACTCCAGACATAACAGGATGTAGGCTGCTGGTCAGCAAATAGTCCCGCTGCATTATGAATGAATGTGAATGCAGAGGTAAAATAGCGTAAAAGCAAACACAGACAAGTAAACACAGGACTACCGCTGTCccgtgtttcttgcgctgttttacCTATTCATCTTGCTCTGTAAACCCTTGCGCTGTTTTACCTATGGATACGTACAAACTGGCTCGCATTAAGAACACACACGTACCATGAGCATAAATTCGGCTATTTCACGCAACATGCTCTTTGTAAACGCTTCATTAAAACGTTACTGTTGCTGTGCGTTCGTGAAACGTGGCCAAACACGTACCGCAGGAACTTGTCAAGAAGGGCTGTTAAGCCCTTCTTGTTCATAATGCAACGTTTCCCCAAAGAACAGTGCGTGTACAACGAAGGGGGTTGCTATTAGCATTAATAAAAATCAGGAAGGAGATACCAAAAAAGTTACGTTGGAAGTTGCGGAACACTCCCTACCGAATGGTCTGGTGATGCAACAAGAATCCACTGACAAATGTCTAAAGACAACGCCTGTATACGTCCCGGGACCAGCTACAGACGGTGAACGGGCTAGGCTGTCAGGCCAAGTCCGCTACCTGGAATGAGGTGGCCATCAACCTCCCGGCGTACACAGCCTGGTCAAGGAATTAAAGtttaattttttctctctctctctctcctagttGCTAGTCTATATCGAATGTCGCGGTTTGTTTCTATATCGTATACCTTCTCTAGCGAAGTGTGTTATCTGATAAGCTCTATAGTCAGTAATTACATTGCTCTCTGCCTGCTTTGTGCGTTATACAGGCTCAGTTTAACGCTTAGGCGCATGTTATTTCTTACACGGTAAATATAGAGCGAGCTGTTATTCAATTATATATAAATCGAAACCATGCTGCTTGCACCTTCGCCGACGTTACAGGGTGCGCGCGCTTCTattcataggcgtgagcagggttctccattagcccccccccctcccctctgttGGCCGAGTCCGAAGGAAAACAACTTTAGCAAtagatgcaaaattgaaaacgAAACGAtgaagtgcttctcacaacggcctgcctttggtccccagaAATGCGGAAGTAAAGGTGGCAAGTAAATAGTCCTGAGAATGCATCTTCAATGGTCCTCGGCCAACATTGTCGTCGAAAGCCTGAATGGCCCAAACCCTTCACTTTAATAATAAAGGGACAGGTCCGACTCAGTAAGTGTATGGGGTAGACTTGGCGCCGACGTAAGGTGGTTGGGGGGATGGGAACCTCCCCCctgcccctccaccccccccccttctgcccACCCCGTGCCCAGGCCTATGCTGCTATTGACGCTGATGAGCGTCGTCCTACGCACATTTATCACAAATACCGTGGGCAAGGCACGCACATGCATCAGGAACTTCGCACACTGAACATGCACACGCCATGAAGCGACCAAATGGTCATTTGGTGTTGATTGTTACCAGAACGAAGGTTACGACATCAAGAAAGCACGAGCAAGGAGAACCACAAGGAGCGACGCGACACCGGCTCGGTCGAGTCCCTGTGTCCTTATGGTACCTGTAATACTGCATCGAGTGTTTGCTTCGTAAGTATATTCAAACCTATGTAAGCGGACGCCGAAAACTCGGCAAACAGCCGGAAACTTGATACACTCACCGGAAAGCGCGCCGGACAACGGTTCCAGTTGCAATGAGAGCGGCGTGCTGTGGTCACAAAGGCGCGCGTGCGCGCGGTCAGACAAGTCGGACTCTAAGCCACTTTTGAAAACCCTGCGCTCGCGTGCCTGGATGTCCCTTGTGGAGAGTATCTGATGCTCACTTTGCGACCAGCGTCCGCAGAGCACGCTTTACGCGGCGCTCGCGCGGTATTACACGCGTCGGGCTCCGTTGTTTGCAACGTCTCGGCGACTGATCCAGAGGAAGTTGCTGGCGGGACGTTTCTTTTCCTGGTCCACATCCGGCGCACGCGCCGCTGTTTCACAGCGTTCCACATCCGCTTGAAGCATTGCAAGGCGGTCGTCGCATATCCGCCGCGTGCAGCGGAACCCTTGCGCAGTGGTGTAGTTTTCTTCCCTCCAGCAGCCGGAGCGAGCTGGACGGGAGAAGAATCAAACTCCGTGCAGAATATCCGCGTCAGAGTCCTCTGGTACAGTCGCGCTTCAGAAAAGCCCTTAAGTGGCCTGCAGGGCTGCACCACAGCCATGCAGATGCCTTCGGGTGCTACCGCGGCCTTAGCGGTATTGCTAGGCACGCTCCTCGTGTTCTGCCCTCTTAAGTCCGAGGCTCAAGACGCGACCTCATCGTCCACGTCGTCTTCGCCCACCACAGCAACCCCGGCATCGCAAACGACCACGCAGTCACCCGCAGGTAAGCTGAACGTCAGCCACGGTGCACCGCCACGTGTTGCGTGTTGGGGTGATTCCGTTATGCTCACATTCTCAACTGTTAAGAATCCTTTCTGTTCACATCTTGTCTCTCTGCATACATACGCGCTATAAGAGACGATAGAACACAACTTCATGGCGTCAATAAGGCAACCA
Above is a window of Rhipicephalus sanguineus isolate Rsan-2018 chromosome 3, BIME_Rsan_1.4, whole genome shotgun sequence DNA encoding:
- the LOC119387298 gene encoding dual oxidase maturation factor 1 isoform X2, whose translation is MGSEYVPSALYSALRDKPFPTLYGENRTSVTADVLEAGLILSFCILTLAFLLVIPGVRVGQKTNVLIRALVSLFIGTFILLCNFGQEWEYSRIHATTPYKAFSHEELNAEIEVKIGLRSVNITLKNETIYSGTDGDQVNYNERFSWEWQQGRQGFGPQAGHFNQDFREAQVRGTPLPILWIAEYFTFDGEGIRFGRNYRIAGWYTHILLWTAFPLWVISNLVFFSVLWYGACVLMLTGACLIAGTVVYASVRNFIPLEIPFYDHDHLVLIRMHYGWCFWMNLVNGLVCLVAGLVVLFMDLRYPDIIAAFFDIDILQDYEEIYDEPVELAKVTTDEKKTAASDTALLLPTNSVPGYGTDGPEYEAPALRKRSAYNRYQRVSVRKPAPAPRRLPAVPAAVQEEEDDENPIYENTLQSPERYDSSSKENILMDTLKR
- the LOC119387298 gene encoding dual oxidase maturation factor 1 isoform X1, with translation MLEGHQHLGTPHDSMGSEYVPSALYSALRDKPFPTLYGENRTSVTADVLEAGLILSFCILTLAFLLVIPGVRVGQKTNVLIRALVSLFIGTFILLCNFGQEWEYSRIHATTPYKAFSHEELNAEIEVKIGLRSVNITLKNETIYSGTDGDQVNYNERFSWEWQQGRQGFGPQAGHFNQDFREAQVRGTPLPILWIAEYFTFDGEGIRFGRNYRIAGWYTHILLWTAFPLWVISNLVFFSVLWYGACVLMLTGACLIAGTVVYASVRNFIPLEIPFYDHDHLVLIRMHYGWCFWMNLVNGLVCLVAGLVVLFMDLRYPDIIAAFFDIDILQDYEEIYDEPVELAKVTTDEKKTAASDTALLLPTNSVPGYGTDGPEYEAPALRKRSAYNRYQRVSVRKPAPAPRRLPAVPAAVQEEEDDENPIYENTLQSPERYDSSSKENILMDTLKR